In Fusarium verticillioides 7600 chromosome 4, whole genome shotgun sequence, the following proteins share a genomic window:
- a CDS encoding proline dehydrogenase: MASTLTKQSQILIVGGGTWGCSTALHLARRGYTNVTVLDVNHIPSPISAGHDVNKLAGGLGTSDSKGEDADSIWKALTYAAAQGWLHDPVFQPFCHNTGAVMAGSTPKSIQQLVDDEIGDDIDQYTPLITAEDFRKTMPEGILTGDFPGWKGFYKPTGSGWVHARKAMKAAFEESQRFGVKFITGSPKGKAESLIFEEGDVRGAKTADGKEHRADRTILSAGASAEFFLDFENQIRPTAWTLGHIQMTPEETKLYKNLPPLFNINQGFFMEPDEDLHQLKMCDEHPGYCNWVEKPDSKYPQSIPFAKHQVPIEAERRMKQFLKDTMPQLADRPLVHARICWCADTQDRMFLITYHPRHPSLVIASGDCGTGYKHITSIGKFISDCMEGTLEERFAKFWRWRPEKFTEFWGQDPLDRFGADDKIMDLPRSDAEGWTSIKNNN, translated from the exons ATGGCCTCAACTCTCACCAAACAGTCTCAAATTCTCATCGTTGGTGGCGGAACTTGGGGATGCTCAACAGCCCTCCACCTCGCTCGTCGAGGTTATACCAACGTCACTGTTCTCGATGTCAATCATATACCATCACCCATCTCAGCCGGTCATGATGTAAACAAGCTTGCAGGCGGCCTTG GCACTTCTGATAGCAAAGGTGAAGATGCAGACTCCATCTGGAAAGCTCTTACGTACGCTgcagctcaaggatggcTTCACGACCCCGTGTTCCAACCATTTTGCCACAATACGGGAGCGGTCATGGCtggctcaacaccaaagtcTATCCAGCAACTGGTGGACGATGAGATCGGTGACGACATCGACCAGTATACACCTCTCATCACGGCAGAGGATTTTAGAAAGACTATGCCAGAGGGTATTCTGACAGGCGACTTTCCAGGCTGGAAGGGCTTTTACAAGCCCACGGGGTCTGGTTGGGTTCATGCCCGAAAGGCTATGAAAGCTGCTTTTGAAGAGAGCCAAAGATTTGGCGTCAAGTTCATCACTGGTTCCCCCAAGGGAAAAGCCGAGAGCCtgatctttgaagaaggcgatgttCGAGGTGCCAAGACAGCAGATGGAAAAGAACACAGAGCGGATCGAACGATCCTATCGGCCGGTGCTTCAGCAGAGTTCTTCCTCGACTTCGAGAACCAGATCCGCCCTACTGCGTGGACTCTCGGCCATATCCAGATGACGCCAGAGGAAACGAAGCTGTACAAGAACCTGCCAcctcttttcaacatcaatcaaGGCTTCTTCATGGAACCTGATGAGGACCTCCACCAGCTCAAGATGTGCGATGAACATCCCGGATACTGCAACTGGGTCGAAAAGCCTGATTCAAAATACCCCCAGTCCATCCCCTTCGCAAAGCATCAAGTGCCTATCGAGGCCGAACGACGCATGAAGCAGTTTCTCAAGGACACCATGCCTCAGCTTGCAGACCGTCCACTCGTTCATGCTCGAATCTGCTGGTGCGCTGATACACAGGATAGAATGTTTCTAATCACCTATCACCCTCGACATCCATCGCTTGTCATTGCTTCAGGTGATTGCGGCACGGGATACAAGCACATCACATCGATTGGAAAGTTCATCTCTGATTGTATGGAGGGTACACTTGAGGAAAGATTTGCCAAGTTCTGGAGATGGCGACCGGAGAAGTTTACTGAGTTCTGGGGTCAAGATCCCTTGGATCGGTTTGGAGCTGACGATAAGATCATGGATCTACCTAGGAGTGATGCAGAAGGTTGGACGAGTATCAAGAATAATAACTAA
- a CDS encoding CTP synthase, which yields MLASSAGLLLKTLGLRVTAIKTDPYINTDAGLLNPLEHGECFVLDDGGETDLDLGNYERYLGIQLSRDSNITTGKIYQQVIEKERRGDYLGKTVQVVPHITDAIQNWIERVAKIPVDASGESPDVCIIELGGTIGDLESGPFVEALSQLRHRLGRDNFLSISVSYVPIINGEEKTKPTQHAIRQVRSAGLIPDVIACRCERELDVATITKIARSCQVEDEQVIGVRNMDTIYQVPLLLEQEGLLKLLRKGLALEKLEVAPPMAQKGQALWDLWKKTVVPDRHLEPVNIVLVGKYVSLDDSYLSVHKALEHSAMRCKRKLNLISVDSEHLEPDMQQKDPRKFHEAWAHVVRAQGIIVPGGFGTRGIRGMVDVAKWARERKLPYLGICLGMQTAVIEYARNVMGLKDATSEEFSATAEHKVVIFMPEGSKEKMGGTMRLGSRTSHFKPGTEWSKLRGLYGGVDVVEERHRHRYEVNPDYIEDLEKAGLSLTSMDDLGVRVETIELKDHPFFVGLQAHPEYKSKTLAPAPSLLGLVAASSGCLDEIIEAARVKKEATNGVSDVTNF from the exons ATGTTAGCCAGTAGCgctggtcttcttctcaagactctcggTCTTCGAGTCACG GCGATCAAA ACCGATCCTTATATCAACACCGACGCTGGTCTTCTTAACCCCCTCGA GCACGGCGAGTGCTTCGTTCTCGACGATGGCGGCGAG AccgatctcgatcttggaAACTACGAGCG ATACCTTGGCATCCAATTGAGCCgtgacagcaacatcactACCGGCAAGATCTACCAGCAGGTCATT GAGAAGGAGCGACGCGGAGACTACTTGGGAAAGA CTGTTCAG GTCGTTCCCCACATCACAGATGCCATTCAGAACTGGATTGAGCGCGTTGCCAAGATTCCAGTTGACGCTTCTGGTGAATCGCCAGATGTCTGCATCA TCGAACTT GGCGGAACAATTGGCGATCTCGAATCCGGTCCTTTTGTTGAGGCCCTTTCA CAACTGCGACACAGACTCGGCCGCGACAACTTCCTCAGCATCAGCGTTTCCTACGTCCCTATCATCAatggagaggagaagacaAAGCCCACTCAGCATGCCATCCGACAAGTTCGAAGCGCCGGTTTGATCCCCGATGTG ATTGCCTGCCGCTGCGAACGAGAACTCGACGTCGCTACCATCACAAAGATCGCCCGAAGCTGCCAAGTCGAAGATGAGCAGGTCATTGGCGTCCGCAACATGGACACCATCTACCAGgtccctctcctcctcgagcAGGAGGGTCTTCTTAAGCTTCTGCGCAAGGgtctcgcccttgagaagcttgaggttgctCCTCCCATGGCTCAAAAGGGCCAAGCTCTTTGGGACCTCTGGAAGAAGACCGTTGTCCCCGATCGACACCTCGAACCCGTCAACATTGTGTTGGTTGGCAAGTACGTCAGCCTTGACGACTCGTACCTCAGTGTTCACAAGGCACTCGAGCACTCTGCTATGCGATGCAAGCGCAAGCTGAACCTCATCTCCGTCGATTCCGAGCACCTCGAACCCGATATGCAGCAGAAGGACCCCCGAAAGTTCCACGAGGCCTGGGCTCATGTTGTTCGAGCTCAGGGTATCATCGTTCCTGGTGGTTTCGGTACTCGAGGTATCCGTGGTATGGTTGATGTCGCCAAATGGGCTCGCGAGCGAAAGCTCCCCTACCTCGGCATCTGCTTGGGTATGCAGACTGCAGTCATTGAGTACGCTCGCAACGTGATGGGTCTCAAGGATGCCACATCCGAGGAGTTCTCCGCCACCGCTGAGCACAAGGTTGTCATCTTCATGCCCGAGGGCTCCAAGGA GAAAATGGGTGGTACCATGCGACTTGGTAGCCGAACATCCCACTTCAAGCCTGGCACCGAATGGAGCAAGCTCCGAGGTCTGTACGGAGGAGTCGATGTCGTAGAGGAGCGTCACCGACATCGCTATGAGGTGAACCCCGACTacattgaggatctcgagaAGGCTGGTCTTTCCTTGACCTCAATGGATGACCTCGGTGTCCGAGTTGAGACCATTGAGTTGAAGGACCATCCCTTCTTTGTTGG TCTCCAGGCTCACCCTGAGTAcaagtccaagaccttggcCCCCGCGCCTTCGC TGCTCGGACTTGTCGCCGCCAGCTCTGGATGCctcgacgagatcatcgaggcCGCTCGcgtgaagaaggaggccaCCAACGGAGTCAGCGATGTGACCAACTTTTAG
- a CDS encoding omega-6 fatty acid desaturase (delta-12 desaturase), translating to MATRQRTATTVVVEDLPKVTLEAKSEPVFPDIKTIKDAIPAHCFQPSLVTSFYYVFRDFAMVSALVWAALTYIPSIPDQTLRVAAWMVYGFVQGLFCTGVWILGHECGHGAFSLHGKVNNVTGWFLHSFLLVPYFSWKYSHHRHHRFTGHMDLDMAFVPKTEPKPSKSLMIAGIDVAELVEDTPAAQMVKLIFHQLFGWQAYLFFNASSGKGSKQWEPKTGLSKWFRVSHFEPTSAVFRPNEAIFILISDIGLALMGTALYFASKQVGVSTILFLYLVPYLWVHHWLVAITYLHHHHTELPHYTAEGWTYVKGALATVDREFGFIGKHLFHGIIEKHVVHHLFPKIPFYKADEATEAIKPVIGDHYCHDDRSFLGQLWTIFGTLKYVEHDPARPGAMRWNKD from the exons ATGGCGACTCGACAGCGAACTGCCACCACTGTTGTGGTCGAGGACCTTCCCAAG GTCACTCTTGAGGCCAAGTCTGAACCTGTGTTCCccgatatcaagaccatcaaggaTGCCATTCCCGCGCACTGCTTCCAGCCCTCGCTCGTCACCTCATTCTACTACGTCTTCCGCGATTTTGCCATGGTCTCTGCCCTCGTCTGGGCTGCTCTCACCTACATCCCCAGCATCCCCGACCAGACCCTCCGCGTCGCAGCTTGGATGGTCTACGGCTTCGTCCAGGGTCTGTTCTGCACCGGTGTCTGGATTCTCGGCCATGAGTGCGGCCACGGTGCTTTCTCTCTCCACGGAAAGGTCAACAATGTGACCGGCTGGTTCCTCCACTCGTTCCTCCTCGTCCCCTACTTCAGCTGGAAGTACtctcaccaccgccaccaccgcTTCACCGGCCACATGGATCTCGACATGGCTTTCGTCCCCAAGACTGAGCCCAAGCCCTCCAAGTCGCTCATGATTGCTGGCATTGACGTCGccgagcttgttgaggacaCCCCCGCTGCTCAGATGgtcaagctcatcttccaCCAGCTTTTCGGATGGCAGGCGtacctcttcttcaacgctAGCTCTGGCAAGGGCAGCAAGCAGTGGGAGCCCAAGACTGGCCTCTCCAAGTGGTTCCGAGTCAGTCACTTCGAGCCTACCAGCGCTGTCTTCCGCCCCAACgaggccatcttcatcctcatctccgATATCGGTCTTGCTCTAATGGGAACTGCTCTGTACTTTGCTTCCAAGCAAGTTGGTGTTTCGaccattctcttcctctacCTTGTTCCCTACCTGTGGGTTCACCACTGGCTCG TTGCCATTACCtacctccaccaccaccacaccGAGCTCCCTCACTACACCGCTGAGGGCTGGACCTACGTCAAGGGAGCTCTCGCCACTGTCGACCGTGAGTTTGGCTTCATCGGAAAGCACCTCTTCCACGGTATCATTGAGAAGCACGTTGTTCACCATCTCTTCCC TAAGATCCCCTTCTACAAGGCTGACGAGGCCAccgaggccatcaagcccGTCATTGGCGACCACTACTGCCACGACGACCGAAGCTTCCTGGGCCAGCTGTGGACCATCTTCGGCACGCTCAAGTACGTCGAGCACGACCCTGCCCGACCCGGTGCCATGCGATGGAACAAGGACTAG
- a CDS encoding phosphate:H+ symporter, whose amino-acid sequence MAATPGPVAKTSGGNNAFHNFHNDFAHIADPNERRRLALAEIDKAPFGWYHVRACIVAGVGFFTDSYDIFCVSMLTIMLGIVYYPGKGKLATSSDNAIKLSTSAGTVIGQLGFGMLADIVGRKRMYGLELIVIIFATLAQALTAGSPSTSLVGLIIFWRVVMGVGIGGDYPLSSIITSEFATTKWRGAMMAAVFAMQGIGQLVAALVMMFLTLGFKSSLEGAPDTKHCTGDCQVAVDKMWRTLVGFGAVPACVALYYRLTIPETPRYTFDVARDVEQADEDVKAYMTGKREGDTDEIARAQVHASAKSNLQVPKASWSDFCQHYSKWKNLSILIGTAGSWFCLDVAFYGLSLNNGTILKVIGYSSKDANNMYEFLYNTAVGNIIIVLAGAVPGYWVSVATIDTLGRKTIQLGGFIILTILFIVMGFAYNHISSNGLLAIYVLAQFFFNFGPNTTTFIVPGEVFPTRYRSTSHGISAASGKIGSIIGQGAISILRTHGATEKNEAPWMDHVLEIYALFMLLGIFTTLLIPETARKTLEELSGEDDYANNPETTIDTEAHAGKNERTSG is encoded by the exons ATGGCTGCCACTCCTGGTCCCGTCGCAAAGACAAGCGGCGGCAACAATGCCTTCCACAACTTTCACAACGACTTTGCTCACATCGCTGACCCCAATGAGCGTCGTCGTCTTGCCCTCGCCGAGATCGACAAGGCTCCCTTCGGCTGGTACCATGTCCGCGCTTGTATCGTCGCCGGTGTTGGTTTCTTTACTGACTCATACGATATCTTCTGCGTGTCCATGTTGACCATCATGTTGGGTATTGTGTACTATCCTGGCAAGGGAAAACTTGCTACCAGCTCTGATAATGCTATCAAGCTCTCGACTTCTGCTGGTACTGTTATTGGACAGCTTGGATTTGGTATGTTGGCCGATATTGTCGGTCGTAAGAGGATGTATGGTCTGGAGCTTATTGTCATCATCTTTGCGACTCTTGCTCAGGCCCTGACTGCTGGTTCCCCTTCTACCTCGCTTGTTGGTCTTATCATCTTCTGGCGTGTAGTCATGGGCGTGGGTATTGGTGGTGACTATCCCCTTTCTTCCATTATTACCTCCGA GTTTGCTACCACCAAGTGGCGTggtgccatgatggctgccGTCTTTGCTATGCAGGGTATCGGCCAGCTCGTTGCCGCTCTCGTCATGATGTTCCTCACCCTCGGCTTCAAGTCTTCTCTCGAGGGTGCCCCCGATACCAAGCACTGCACTGGAGACTGCCAGGTTGCCGTCGACAAGATGTGGCGTACCCTCGTCGGTTTCGGTGCCGTCCCTGCTTGTGTTGCCCTCTACT ACCGTCTCACCATTCCCGAGACTCCCCGTTACACCTTCGACGTCGCCCGCGACGTTGAGCAAGCCGACGAGGACGTCAAGGCCTACATGACCGGCAAGCGTGAGGGTGATACTGATGAGATCGCCCGCGCTCAGGTCCATGCCAGCGCCAAGTCCAACCTCCAGGTCCCCAAGGCCAGCTGGAGCGACTTCTGCCAGCACTACAGCAAGTGGAAGAACCTGTCCATCCTCATCGGTACCGCTGGTTCATGGTTCtgtcttgatgttgccttTTATGGTCTCAGCTTGAACAACGGTACTATCCTTAAGGTTATTGGTTACTCTTCTAAGGACGCCAACAACATGTATGAGTTCTTGTACAACACTGCTGTTGGTAACATTATTATTGTCTTGGCTGGTGCTGTCCCTGGCTACTGGGTCTCGGTTGCTACTATTGATACCCTTGGACGAAAGACTATTCAGCTTGGTGGTTTCATCATTCTGACTATTCTCTTCATT GTCATGGGTTTCGCTTACAACCATATCTCCTCCAACGGTCTCCTCGCCATCTACGTCCTTGcccagttcttcttcaacttcg GccccaacaccaccaccttcatCGTCCCTGGTGAGGTCTTCCCAACTCGCTACCGATCTACTTCCCACGGTATCTCTGCCGCCTCAGGAAAGATCGGTTCCATCATTGGTCAGGGTGCTATCTCCATTCTCCGCACCCATGGTGCCACCGAAAAGAACGAGGCCCCCTGGATGGACCACGTCCTTGAGATCTACGCTCTTTTCATGCTTCTCGGTATCTTCACCACTCTCCTCATTCCTGAGACTGCCCGTAAGACTCTCGAGGAGCTCAGTGGTGAGGATGATTACGCCAACAACCCTGAGACTACCATTGATACTGAGGCTCACGCCGGTAAGAATGAGCGAACCAGCGGTTAA
- a CDS encoding omega-6 fatty acid desaturase (delta-12 desaturase) — protein sequence MATRQRTATTVVVEDLPKVTLEAKSEPVFPDIKTIKDAIPAHCFQPSLVTSFYYVFRDFAMVSALVWAALTYIPSIPDQTLRVAAWMVYGFVQGLFCTGVWILGHECGHGAFSLHGKVNNVTGWFLHSFLLVPYFSWKYSHHRHHRFTGHMDLDMAFVPKTEPKPSKSLMIAGIDVAELVEDTPAAQMVKLIFHQLFGWQAYLFFNASSGKGSKQWEPKTGLSKWFRVSHFEPTSAVFRPNEAIFILISDIGLALMGTALYFASKQVGVSTILFLYLVPYLWVHHWLGKFEISRIDRLFAN from the exons ATGGCGACTCGACAGCGAACTGCCACCACTGTTGTGGTCGAGGACCTTCCCAAG GTCACTCTTGAGGCCAAGTCTGAACCTGTGTTCCccgatatcaagaccatcaaggaTGCCATTCCCGCGCACTGCTTCCAGCCCTCGCTCGTCACCTCATTCTACTACGTCTTCCGCGATTTTGCCATGGTCTCTGCCCTCGTCTGGGCTGCTCTCACCTACATCCCCAGCATCCCCGACCAGACCCTCCGCGTCGCAGCTTGGATGGTCTACGGCTTCGTCCAGGGTCTGTTCTGCACCGGTGTCTGGATTCTCGGCCATGAGTGCGGCCACGGTGCTTTCTCTCTCCACGGAAAGGTCAACAATGTGACCGGCTGGTTCCTCCACTCGTTCCTCCTCGTCCCCTACTTCAGCTGGAAGTACtctcaccaccgccaccaccgcTTCACCGGCCACATGGATCTCGACATGGCTTTCGTCCCCAAGACTGAGCCCAAGCCCTCCAAGTCGCTCATGATTGCTGGCATTGACGTCGccgagcttgttgaggacaCCCCCGCTGCTCAGATGgtcaagctcatcttccaCCAGCTTTTCGGATGGCAGGCGtacctcttcttcaacgctAGCTCTGGCAAGGGCAGCAAGCAGTGGGAGCCCAAGACTGGCCTCTCCAAGTGGTTCCGAGTCAGTCACTTCGAGCCTACCAGCGCTGTCTTCCGCCCCAACgaggccatcttcatcctcatctccgATATCGGTCTTGCTCTAATGGGAACTGCTCTGTACTTTGCTTCCAAGCAAGTTGGTGTTTCGaccattctcttcctctacCTTGTTCCCTACCTGTGGGTTCACCACTGGCTCGGTAAGTTTGAGATCAGTCGGATCGATCGACTTTTTGCTAATTGA
- a CDS encoding CTP synthase: protein MKVVLVSGGVISGVGKGIIASSAGLLLKTLGLRVTAIKTDPYINTDAGLLNPLEHGECFVLDDGGETDLDLGNYERYLGIQLSRDSNITTGKIYQQVIEKERRGDYLGKTVQVVPHITDAIQNWIERVAKIPVDASGESPDVCIIELGGTIGDLESGPFVEALSQLRHRLGRDNFLSISVSYVPIINGEEKTKPTQHAIRQVRSAGLIPDVIACRCERELDVATITKIARSCQVEDEQVIGVRNMDTIYQVPLLLEQEGLLKLLRKGLALEKLEVAPPMAQKGQALWDLWKKTVVPDRHLEPVNIVLVGKYVSLDDSYLSVHKALEHSAMRCKRKLNLISVDSEHLEPDMQQKDPRKFHEAWAHVVRAQGIIVPGGFGTRGIRGMVDVAKWARERKLPYLGICLGMQTAVIEYARNVMGLKDATSEEFSATAEHKVVIFMPEGSKEKMGGTMRLGSRTSHFKPGTEWSKLRGLYGGVDVVEERHRHRYEVNPDYIEDLEKAGLSLTSMDDLGVRVETIELKDHPFFVGLQAHPEYKSKTLAPAPSLLGLVAASSGCLDEIIEAARVKKEATNGVSDVTNF, encoded by the exons ATGAAGGTTGTTCTTGTGAGCGGCGGAGTTATCTCTGGTGTCGGCAAAG GCATTATCG CCAGTAGCgctggtcttcttctcaagactctcggTCTTCGAGTCACG GCGATCAAA ACCGATCCTTATATCAACACCGACGCTGGTCTTCTTAACCCCCTCGA GCACGGCGAGTGCTTCGTTCTCGACGATGGCGGCGAG AccgatctcgatcttggaAACTACGAGCG ATACCTTGGCATCCAATTGAGCCgtgacagcaacatcactACCGGCAAGATCTACCAGCAGGTCATT GAGAAGGAGCGACGCGGAGACTACTTGGGAAAGA CTGTTCAG GTCGTTCCCCACATCACAGATGCCATTCAGAACTGGATTGAGCGCGTTGCCAAGATTCCAGTTGACGCTTCTGGTGAATCGCCAGATGTCTGCATCA TCGAACTT GGCGGAACAATTGGCGATCTCGAATCCGGTCCTTTTGTTGAGGCCCTTTCA CAACTGCGACACAGACTCGGCCGCGACAACTTCCTCAGCATCAGCGTTTCCTACGTCCCTATCATCAatggagaggagaagacaAAGCCCACTCAGCATGCCATCCGACAAGTTCGAAGCGCCGGTTTGATCCCCGATGTG ATTGCCTGCCGCTGCGAACGAGAACTCGACGTCGCTACCATCACAAAGATCGCCCGAAGCTGCCAAGTCGAAGATGAGCAGGTCATTGGCGTCCGCAACATGGACACCATCTACCAGgtccctctcctcctcgagcAGGAGGGTCTTCTTAAGCTTCTGCGCAAGGgtctcgcccttgagaagcttgaggttgctCCTCCCATGGCTCAAAAGGGCCAAGCTCTTTGGGACCTCTGGAAGAAGACCGTTGTCCCCGATCGACACCTCGAACCCGTCAACATTGTGTTGGTTGGCAAGTACGTCAGCCTTGACGACTCGTACCTCAGTGTTCACAAGGCACTCGAGCACTCTGCTATGCGATGCAAGCGCAAGCTGAACCTCATCTCCGTCGATTCCGAGCACCTCGAACCCGATATGCAGCAGAAGGACCCCCGAAAGTTCCACGAGGCCTGGGCTCATGTTGTTCGAGCTCAGGGTATCATCGTTCCTGGTGGTTTCGGTACTCGAGGTATCCGTGGTATGGTTGATGTCGCCAAATGGGCTCGCGAGCGAAAGCTCCCCTACCTCGGCATCTGCTTGGGTATGCAGACTGCAGTCATTGAGTACGCTCGCAACGTGATGGGTCTCAAGGATGCCACATCCGAGGAGTTCTCCGCCACCGCTGAGCACAAGGTTGTCATCTTCATGCCCGAGGGCTCCAAGGA GAAAATGGGTGGTACCATGCGACTTGGTAGCCGAACATCCCACTTCAAGCCTGGCACCGAATGGAGCAAGCTCCGAGGTCTGTACGGAGGAGTCGATGTCGTAGAGGAGCGTCACCGACATCGCTATGAGGTGAACCCCGACTacattgaggatctcgagaAGGCTGGTCTTTCCTTGACCTCAATGGATGACCTCGGTGTCCGAGTTGAGACCATTGAGTTGAAGGACCATCCCTTCTTTGTTGG TCTCCAGGCTCACCCTGAGTAcaagtccaagaccttggcCCCCGCGCCTTCGC TGCTCGGACTTGTCGCCGCCAGCTCTGGATGCctcgacgagatcatcgaggcCGCTCGcgtgaagaaggaggccaCCAACGGAGTCAGCGATGTGACCAACTTTTAG